In one Coriobacteriia bacterium genomic region, the following are encoded:
- a CDS encoding dihydrodipicolinate reductase C-terminal domain-containing protein: protein MKVGLMGFGRAGRPVASVLLESGLTNLQWVVRASTVLQHRSVPEFLGVASEEPGLIYSKSEFDAGALLDEHPVDVIVDFSSEEGLDYYGDEAAERGITVVSAISNYPDHQLEKLHRMAERTAVMHSPNITLGINFMIIAAKILQNISPQADIEIIEEHFSKKADVSGTAKVIARELSIPEGDIKTIRAGGIVGVHQILFGYPYQTVRLKHESISREAFGNGVLFALENLVGKPNGLYTMEDLLIPYFKLEEREEDVLRDKRTPWWHLWR, encoded by the coding sequence GTGAAGGTCGGCCTTATGGGTTTTGGCAGAGCGGGGAGGCCCGTCGCTTCCGTCCTGCTTGAGTCTGGACTCACCAATCTCCAGTGGGTTGTGAGGGCGTCTACGGTGCTTCAGCACCGCTCGGTGCCTGAGTTCCTCGGAGTTGCCTCGGAGGAGCCGGGCCTCATCTACTCGAAGTCTGAGTTCGATGCCGGGGCGCTTCTGGACGAGCACCCCGTCGACGTCATCGTTGATTTCTCCTCCGAAGAGGGGCTCGACTACTACGGTGACGAGGCGGCGGAGCGCGGAATCACGGTGGTGAGCGCGATATCGAACTACCCCGACCACCAGCTTGAGAAGCTGCACCGAATGGCTGAGCGGACCGCGGTGATGCACTCGCCGAACATCACTCTCGGCATCAACTTCATGATCATCGCCGCGAAGATACTGCAGAACATCTCTCCGCAGGCAGACATTGAGATCATCGAAGAGCATTTCAGCAAGAAGGCTGATGTGTCCGGAACCGCGAAGGTCATTGCTCGCGAGCTTTCGATTCCAGAAGGGGACATCAAGACCATTCGGGCTGGTGGCATCGTCGGTGTTCACCAGATTCTGTTCGGTTACCCGTATCAGACGGTTCGTCTCAAGCACGAGTCCATCAGCCGGGAAGCGTTCGGCAACGGTGTGCTCTTTGCCCTCGAGAATCTTGTCGGCAAGCCGAACGGTCTCTACACGATGGAAGACCTGCTCATTCCCTATTTCAAGTTGGAGGAGCGCGAGGAGGATGTCCTGCG